Proteins from a single region of Streptomyces spectabilis:
- a CDS encoding 3-hydroxyacyl-CoA dehydrogenase family protein, producing the protein MTGNGGEQRLAVFGAGVMGIGIATLAIGRGVPVTLVDVDQARLGTARRRIRDELRLAQMMGALPRSGPTGELQFAESVAAAADATWVIEAITEVAELKTKVHREIAAAVAPGTLRVTNTSSIPVDELAGQVPAPEELAGIHFMNPPYLIGTLEVVRGPRTSERTMTAVQELLAVLGRKGIVVGDGPGFVTSRVLHRMINDAANVVEEGRATAEDVDALMEGCLGHPTGPLRTADLIGIDNLVDSLWVLHERTGDEGCRPSELLLRKVAEGNHGRKTGRGFYEYEVR; encoded by the coding sequence ATGACCGGGAACGGGGGAGAGCAGCGGCTCGCGGTCTTCGGCGCGGGCGTGATGGGCATCGGCATCGCGACGCTCGCGATCGGCCGCGGCGTGCCGGTCACGCTGGTGGACGTGGACCAGGCGCGCCTGGGCACGGCCCGCCGCAGGATCCGCGACGAGCTCCGGCTCGCCCAGATGATGGGCGCCCTGCCGAGGAGCGGCCCCACCGGCGAGCTCCAGTTCGCCGAATCCGTGGCCGCCGCGGCGGACGCGACCTGGGTGATCGAGGCCATCACCGAGGTCGCCGAGCTGAAGACCAAGGTGCACCGGGAGATCGCCGCCGCGGTGGCCCCCGGCACGCTGCGGGTCACCAACACCTCGTCCATCCCGGTCGACGAGCTGGCAGGGCAGGTCCCCGCCCCCGAGGAGCTCGCCGGCATCCACTTCATGAACCCGCCGTACCTGATCGGCACGCTGGAGGTCGTCCGCGGGCCGCGTACGTCGGAGCGGACGATGACGGCCGTCCAGGAGCTGCTCGCCGTCCTGGGCCGCAAGGGCATCGTCGTCGGCGACGGCCCCGGCTTCGTCACCAGCCGGGTGCTGCACCGCATGATCAACGACGCGGCGAACGTCGTCGAGGAGGGCCGGGCCACCGCCGAGGACGTCGACGCCCTGATGGAGGGCTGCCTCGGACACCCGACGGGCCCGCTGCGGACCGCCGACCTGATCGGCATCGACAACCTCGTCGACTCCCTGTGGGTGCTGCACGAGCGCACCGGGGACGAGGGCTGCCGCCCCAGCGAGCTGCTCCTGCGCAAGGTCGCCGAAGGCAACCACGGCCGCAAGACCGGGCGTGGCTTCTACGAGTACGAGGTCCGCTGA
- a CDS encoding helix-turn-helix domain-containing protein yields the protein MFPKPVAGVFEVYEWSLDRDGFAVDDIAHELGFHPAQSEEIVAKLLELQLVQPSRDRDAWFIPTDPGIASSQLLNQGELDLLERKLAVGQLRNDLARLSLLFRSSKFGSQYTNSFDIVKVPETVRLLLSEAAANSSQEVVCMQPGSGWPADDLVEAQTQDFQMLQRGVRLRVLYQHAARFDTPTREHAGKLIESGAEIRTAGALFGKIVIFDRTAAYIPASGEDGGAVVVQERSLIDFLHSCFEHVWATAKEFDTRRAEIDVIGGDMKKEIVKMLISGAKDEAIARRLGVSVRTCRKHIGQVMQMFGATSRFQFGYLVKEANLEEDV from the coding sequence TTGTTTCCCAAGCCGGTCGCTGGGGTTTTTGAAGTTTATGAATGGAGTTTAGACAGGGACGGCTTCGCCGTCGACGACATCGCACACGAGCTGGGCTTCCATCCTGCCCAAAGTGAGGAGATCGTCGCCAAGCTCCTGGAGCTCCAGCTCGTCCAGCCGTCCCGGGACCGGGACGCCTGGTTCATTCCGACGGATCCGGGCATCGCCTCTTCGCAGCTCCTGAACCAGGGCGAACTCGATCTGCTCGAACGCAAGCTGGCGGTGGGCCAGCTCAGAAACGATCTGGCGCGACTCTCGCTCCTCTTCCGGTCGAGCAAGTTCGGCAGCCAATATACAAACTCGTTCGACATTGTGAAAGTGCCAGAGACGGTCAGATTGCTGCTGTCGGAGGCGGCGGCGAACAGTTCCCAGGAAGTCGTCTGCATGCAGCCGGGCAGCGGATGGCCCGCCGACGATCTGGTCGAGGCACAGACCCAGGACTTCCAGATGCTCCAGCGGGGGGTGCGTCTGCGAGTCCTTTACCAGCACGCCGCCCGGTTCGACACGCCCACCCGCGAGCACGCGGGAAAGCTGATCGAATCCGGCGCCGAGATCCGCACGGCGGGTGCGCTCTTCGGGAAGATCGTCATCTTCGACCGCACGGCCGCCTACATACCGGCGAGCGGTGAGGACGGCGGTGCCGTCGTCGTGCAGGAGCGCTCGCTCATCGACTTCCTGCACTCCTGCTTCGAGCACGTCTGGGCCACCGCGAAGGAGTTCGACACCCGGCGCGCGGAAATCGATGTCATCGGCGGCGACATGAAAAAGGAGATCGTCAAGATGCTGATCTCCGGGGCCAAGGACGAAGCCATCGCCCGGCGTCTTGGCGTGTCGGTCCGCACCTGCCGTAAACACATTGGTCAGGTCATGCAGATGTTCGGCGCGACGAGCCGATTCCAGTTCGGCTATCTGGTGAAGGAGGCGAACCTCGAAGAGGACGTCTGA